One part of the Musa acuminata AAA Group cultivar baxijiao chromosome BXJ1-5, Cavendish_Baxijiao_AAA, whole genome shotgun sequence genome encodes these proteins:
- the LOC135675065 gene encoding uncharacterized protein LOC135675065, producing MGCSQSHLDPHRVAEESRKKAGLGPWSGDDVKAGRKADDGEERPGSPSFRFYFEGPWIDKDSAKVADAGEDHGKTDDKKERILHPSDKTIKTLATSKVRNPRANHQRTKEGNRKF from the exons ATGGGCTGCAGTCAATCCCATCTCGATCCCCATAGGGTTGCGGAAGAGAGTAGGAAGAAGGCGGGATTAGGGCCATGGTCGGGAGACGATGTCAAAGCCGGTAGGAAGGCCGATGACGGGGAGGAGAGGCCCGGATCCCCCAGCTTTAGGTTTTATTTCGAGGGGCCGTGGATCGACAAAGACTCCGCCAAGGTTGCAGATGCAGGGGAAGACCATG GGAAGACTGATGACAAGAAAGAACGTATTCTGCACCCAAGTGATAAAACCATCAAAACTTTGGCCACAAGCAAG GTCAGGAATCCGAGGGCAAATCATCAAAGGACAAAGGAAGGAAATCGAAAGTTTTAA